Genomic window (Serinus canaria isolate serCan28SL12 unplaced genomic scaffold, serCan2020 HiC_scaffold_183, whole genome shotgun sequence):
aaccaaATCCCCAGAAACAGCCtcaaaacaacccccaaaaaccaccccaaaaatacccaaaaaccaccccaaaaattcccaaaaaccaccccaaaaccaccccaaaaaatccccaaaaccactcaaaaccaccccaaaaaataccccaaaaaatgcccaaaataaaccccaaaaatcccccaaaacccctcacCCAAAtgatcccaaaatcccccaaaaccgCCCCAAAATTGCCCTCAAGGACCCAAAAATTACCCCCAAAAGTGCCCCCAggaacaccccaaaaaccaccccaaaaaatccccccaaaacaccccaaaatgccccaaaaatGCCCcctaaaacaccccaaaaataatccaaaaataccccaaaaatgCCCCAGAATACCCCAAAAACCAcctaaaaaaatccaaaaatgcCCTAAAAAGATccccaaaataccccaaaaaccACCCTAAAATagccccaaacaccccaaaaataccccaaaaataatccaaaaaatatccccaaaataccccaaaaaccacccaaaataccccaaaaaaacacccttaaaataaccccaaaataccccaaaaaatacccaaaaaccAGTCCCAGATAAaccccaaaataccccaaataATGCCccaaaaaaactttcaaaaaaacccaagaacaCTCCAAAAATACCTAAAAAATTCCCCTAAATCCACCCCCTaaataccccaaaaaaaccccaaaaccagtcCCAGATAAAGccccaaaataccccaaaaataaccccaaaaccacccccaaaATACCGCAAAAAAGGTCCCCAAACCACccccaaaataccccaaaaaagGTCCCCAAACCACCCCCAAAATACCGCAAAAAAGGTCCCCAAACCACccccaaaataccccaaaaaacgccccaaaaccacccccaaaataccccaaaaaaaccccaaaaccagtcCCAGGTAAACCCCAAAATACCCCATAAAACGCCCCAAAAATgcccccaaaattccccctaaaaaccccaaacccaaccccagAAAACAGCCGAAAGACCCCAAAAATGCCcccaaaataaccccaaaataccccaaaaaaacacccttaaaataaccccaaaataccccaaaaaatacccaaaaccaGTCCCAGATAGAGCCCCAAAACGCcccaaaaaactcccaaaaccacccccaaaataccccaaaaaagGTCCCAAAACCACCTCtaaaataccccaaaaaaaggtcccaaaaccacccccaaaatacccccaaaaatacccaaaaccaGTCCCAGGCAAaccccaaaataccccaaaaattGCCCTCAAGGACCCAAAAATTACCCCCAAAAGTGCCCCCAggaacaccccaaaaaccaccccaaaaaatccccccaaaacaccccaaaatgccccaaaaatGCCCCctaaaaacacccaaaaataatccaaaaatatccccaaaataccccaaaaaccACCCTAAAACtaccccaaaaatcccccaaaaaaccGTCCTGGAAtgatcccaaaatcccccaaaaatcccccaaaaatggCTCCCCAAtaccccccaaaacccccaaaataccCAAAATACCCCAGAAATCCCCGTACTGGTTTaactggtccatactggtccatactggtccataatggtccatactggtccatactggtttatactggtccgtactggtccatactggtttatactggtccatactggtccatactggtccatactggtccatactggtcctactggtccatactggtccatactggtccatactggtccatactggtccatactggtccataccggtccatactggtttatactggtccatactggtccatactggtccatactggtccaggtccatactggtccataccggtccatactggtccatactggtttatactggtccatactggtccatactggtccatactggtttatactggtccatactggtttatactggtttatactggtccatactggtccatactggtccatactggtccatactggtccataccggtccatactggtccatactggtccatactggtccatactggtccatactggtccataccggtccatactggtccataccggtccatactggtccataccggtccatactggtccatactggtccatactggtccatactggtccatactggtccatactggtccatactggtccatactggtgTATACTGGTCCATACCGGTccgtactggtccatactggtttatactggtccatactggtttcAGGCTGCCTGCTGACCCTGGCCCTGCTGTTGGCGGCTCTGGAGCCTCGGGGCCGAGCCCGGGAGATCCGGGAGCACCTGGAGAACCTGCAGGTaactggtttgtactggtttatactgg
Coding sequences:
- the LOC127061183 gene encoding uncharacterized protein LOC127061183 isoform X6; its protein translation is MIPKSPKNPPKMAPQYPPKPPKYPKYPRNPRTGLTGPYWSILVHNGPYWSILVYTGPYWSILVYTGPYWSILVHTGPYWSIPVHTGPYWFILVHTGPYWSILVYTGPYWFILVYTGPYWSILVHTGPYWSIPVHTGPYWSILVHTGPYWSIPVHTGPYRSILVHTGPYWSILVHTGPYWSILVHTGPYWSILVYTGPYRSVLVHTGLYWSILVSGCLLTLALLLAALEPRGRAREIREHLENLQVADPLRSGFVADVRRRFEAALAVLGAGEGLSLSHKGLTSVPLLERLAALTLLELGYTGLYWFGRFILVYTGLYDPYWFILVYTGLYWSILVYTGPYWFILVCTGLGPDLGAVAGAFGRPDPPGSDWERAAGAAGGAGGAAEAEGTGSLR
- the LOC127061183 gene encoding uncharacterized protein LOC127061183 isoform X4, whose protein sequence is MIPKSPKNPPKMAPQYPPKPPKYPKYPRNPRTGLTGPYWSILVHNGPYWSILVYTGPYWSILVYTGPYWSILVHTGPYWSIPVHTGPYWFILVHTGPYWSILVYTGPYWFILVYTGPYWSILVHTGPYWSIPVHTGPYWSILVHTGPYWSIPVHTGPYRSILVHTGPYWSILVHTGPYWSILVHTGPYWSILVYTGPYRSVLVHTGLYWSILVSGCLLTLALLLAALEPRGRAREIREHLENLQVADPLRSGFVADVRRRFEAALAVLGAGEGLSLSHKGLTSVPLLERLAALTRLDLTGNELRALPAALGALRRLRSLPVPPSKPSLQELDLSDNHVTEVGVAPPLPRLRLLRLDRNPIGHAPALAPLAAWPRLAQLGLAETPLGSAPGGPAHLAELLPGVDVTFS
- the LOC127061183 gene encoding uncharacterized protein LOC127061183 isoform X3, producing MIPKSPKNPPKMAPQYPPKPPKYPKYPRNPRTGLTGPYWSILVHNGPYWSILVYTGPYWSILVYTGPYWSILVHTGPYWSIPVHTGPYWFILVHTGPYWSILVYTGPYWFILVYTGPYWSILVHTGPYWSIPVHTGPYWSILVHTGPYWSIPVHTGPYRSILVHTGPYWSILVHTGPYWSILVHTGPYWSILVYTGPYRSVLVHTGLYWSILVSGCLLTLALLLAALEPRGRAREIREHLENLQVADPLRSGFVADVRRRFEAALAVLGAGEGLSLSHKGLTSVPLLERLAALTLLELGYTGLYWFGEGLTSVPLLERLAALTRLDLTGNELRALPAALGALRRLRELDLSDNHVTEVGVAPPLPRLRLLRLDRNPIGHAPALAPLAAWPRLAQLGLAETPLGSAPGGPAHLAELLPGVDVTFS
- the LOC127061183 gene encoding uncharacterized protein LOC127061183 isoform X5 — its product is MIPKSPKNPPKMAPQYPPKPPKYPKYPRNPRTGLTGPYWSILVHNGPYWSILVYTGPYWSILVYTGPYWSILVHTGPYWSIPVHTGPYWFILVHTGPYWSILVYTGPYWFILVYTGPYWSILVHTGPYWSIPVHTGPYWSILVHTGPYWSIPVHTGPYRSILVHTGPYWSILVHTGPYWSILVHTGPYWSILVYTGPYRSVLVHTGLYWSILVSGCLLTLALLLAALEPRGRAREIREHLENLQVADPLRSGFVADVRRRFEAALAVLGAGEGLSLSHKGLTSVPLLERLAALTRLDLTGNELRALPAALGALRRLRELDLSDNHVTEVGVAPPLPRLRLLRLDRNPIGHAPALAPLAAWPRLAQLGLAETPLGSAPGGPAHLAELLPGVDVTFS
- the LOC127061183 gene encoding uncharacterized protein LOC127061183 isoform X2 yields the protein MIPKSPKNPPKMAPQYPPKPPKYPKYPRNPRTGLTGPYWSILVHNGPYWSILVYTGPYWSILVYTGPYWSILVHTGPYWSIPVHTGPYWFILVHTGPYWSILVYTGPYWFILVYTGPYWSILVHTGPYWSIPVHTGPYWSILVHTGPYWSIPVHTGPYRSILVHTGPYWSILVHTGPYWSILVHTGPYWSILVYTGPYRSVLVHTGLYWSILVSGCLLTLALLLAALEPRGRAREIREHLENLQVADPLRSGFVADVRRRFEAALAVLGAGEGLSLSHKGLTSVPLLERLAALTLLELGYTGLYWFGEGLTSVPLLERLAALTRLDLTGNELRALPAALGALRRLRSLPVPPSKPSLQELDLSDNHVTEVGVAPPLPRLRLLRLDRNPIGHAPALAPLAAWPRLAQLGLAETPLGSAPGGPAHLAELLPGVDVTFS